In the Quercus lobata isolate SW786 chromosome 5, ValleyOak3.0 Primary Assembly, whole genome shotgun sequence genome, one interval contains:
- the LOC115989649 gene encoding helicase sen1-like isoform X2, which yields MEKTAVKKKEVPGRRLVDLVLSWSIEDVRNEDLYKNQVRQIPHKFSSTTEYMNSFTYPLIEETHADLLSSMSTLHLAPSCEISSFKQTKDFKPPKDFFYLVTLKSVSGLQKNGGYEPMVGDIIALTNVRPKYNDLDRPNRLFLVAFVQKVKDDNILTILASKPILAVEQEKKKRETFYAICLINMTTNIRIWRALNSQLEGKNLDIIGKVLQPNSAVAKICTSCNSENNCSTTYADVRSRICSSDLNDSQKAAVLSCLETRKCNHQNTVKLIWGPPGTGKTKTVGSLLFCLLRMKCRTLTCAPTNTAVLEVTQRLLKNVTDSPEYDTYGLGDILLFGNGERMKIGDRHDLLDVFLDNRVTILYECLLSSTGWKDTLLSMITLLNEPKQQYHFYLKNRRVEDLEENINEGKSKNKEIDRNQGKEADDQSAKDKKSKKNLKKVITQTLNENKNKKRQKQKVPSWNEKGLEHEEKQREDSSSQEKKNEGQVANECDNPLTFVEFVQKRFKCISKRLTFFMENLYTHLPTSFISLEMVKKMIKALDLLKSLETLLGAVSVTDKGLLERVFRKNVGSGLGHLRELSIVKNECLLILRSLPQKFHVPNFESEYAIKKFCLQNSCLIFCTVSSSAKVHEVKTDLELLVIDEAAQLKECESTIPLQLPGLRHAILIGDERQLPAMVQSKISEEAEIGRSLFQRLVLIGHKKDLLNVQHRMHPSISLFPNRMFYENHILDGHNVKRRSYERHFLQGKMYGSYSFINVAHGKEEFDNSHSLKNMAEAAVASEIVSSLFKESVRTKKKVRVGIISPYKAQVFAIGEKVKKYNADSNDDFSISVRSVDGFQGGEEDVIIISTVRCNKNGIVGFLKNHQRTNVALTRARYCLWILGNEATLTKKNTIWKKLVNDAMKRKCFYNFNEDKGLADPVLSLSKPLASLSLRDESESSSTTNRINSKHTTGRSVVTDKWVRILPDD from the exons ATGGAGAAGACTGcggtgaagaagaaagaagttcCAGGTCGACGCTTAGTAGATTTGGTACTCTCTTGGTCTATCGAAGATGTTCGCAATGAAGATCTTTACAAAAACCAG GTGAGACAGATCCCACATAAATTTTCCTCAACAACAGAATACATGAATTCATTCACTTATCCACTTATTGAGGAAACACATGCTGACTTGTTATCAAGCATGTCAACACTGCATCTAGCGCCTAGTTGTGAAATATCGTCATTCAAACAAACCAAGGATTTTAAACCACCCAAAGACTTTTTTTACCTTGTTACACTTAAAAGTGTGAGTGGATTACAGAAGAATGGAGGATATGAACCTATGGTTGGAGACATCATTGCCTTGACAAATGTAAGACCAAAATACAATGATTTAGACAGACCCAACAGACTCTTTCTTGTTGCTTTTGTTCAAAAGGTGAAAGACGACAATATTCTTACAATATTAGCCTCAAAGCCCATCTTGGCTGTAGaacaagagaagaagaagagggaaacTTTTTATGCTATTTGCCTGATAAACATGACCACAAATATCCGTATATGGAGAGCATTGAACTCTCAGCTGGAAGGAAAAAACTTAGATATCATTGGAAAAGTGCTGCAACCAAACTCTGCA GTAGCAAAAATTTGTACTTCGTGCAATTCTGAAAACAATTGCAGTACTACCTATGCAGATGTGAGGTCCAGAATCTGCTCCTCTGATTTAAATGACTCCCAGAAAGCTGCAGTTCTTAGCTGTTTGGAAACTAGGAAATGCAATCATCAGAATACTGTCAAACTAATATGGGGTCCTCCAGGAACTGGGAAAACCAAGACAGTTGGATCGTTACTGTTCTGTCTACTTAGAATGAAATGCAGAACTCTTACTTGTGCCCCGACGAATACTGCAGTTTTGGAAGTGACCCAGCGGCTTCTAAAGAATGTGACAGACTCACCTGAATATGATACTTATGGGCTTGGAGATATACTTTTATTTGGAAATGGGGAGCGGATGAAGATTGGTGATCGTCATGACCTTCTTGATGTATTCCTTGATAACCGAGTTACTATACTATATGAATGCCTTCTTTCATCAACAGGCTGGAAAGATACTTTACTATCAATGATTACTTTGCTCAACGAACCTAAACAACAATATCATTTTTACCTGAAAAATAGAAGAGTGGAAGACCTTGAGGAGAATATAAATGAaggaaaatctaaaaataaagaaatagataGGAATCAAGGGAAGGAGGCTGATGATCAATCCGCCAAAGACAAGAAGAGCAAGAAAAATCTGAAGAAAGTTATCACTCAAACcttaaatgaaaacaaaaacaagaaaagacaGAAACAGAAGGTGCCTTCATGGAATGAAAAGGGCTTAGAGCATGAGGAAAAACAAAGGGAGGATAGTTCTtcccaagaaaagaaaaatgaaggacAGGTAGCCAATGAATGTGATAACCCTTTGACATTTGTGGAGTTCGTACAGAAGAGATTCAAATGCATTTCAAAACGTCTgacattttttatggaaaatttatATACACACTTACCtacttcttttatttctttagaAATGGTAAAGAAGATGATCAAAGCTCTTGATCTTCTCAAATCTCTTGAAACTTTGTTGGGTGCTGTTAGTGTTACTGATAAAGGGTTATTAGAGAGAGTCTTCAGAAAAAATGTAGGAAGCGGACTTGGTCACTTAAGGGAGTtgagtattgtgaaaaatgagTGCCTTCTTATCCTCAGATCACTTCCTCAAAAATTCCATGTTCCAAATTTTGAAAGCGAGTATGCTATAAAAAAATTCTGCCTGCAAAATTCTTGTCTGATTTTCTGCACTGTATCAAGCTCTGCTAAAGTGCATGAAGTAAAGACTGATCTGGAACTACTGGTTATAGATGAAGCTGCTCAGCTTAAGGAATGTGAATCAACCATTCCTTTACAACTTCCTGGCCTCCGCCATGCTATTCTCATTGGGGATGAACGTCAACTGCCTGCGATGGTTCAAAGCAAG aTTTCTGAGGAAGCTGAAATTGGAAGAAGTTTGTTCCAGAGGCTGGTATTGATAGGACACAAGAAAGATCTTCTTAATGTCCAGCATAGGATGCATCCATCCATAAGCTTATTCCCAAATAGGATGTTCTATGAAAATCATATTTTGGATGGCCACAATGTCAAAAGAAGAAGCTACGAGAGGCATTTCCTTCAGGGGAAGATGTATGGCTCCTACTCTTTTATAAATGTAGCACATGGAAAAGAGGAATTCGATAACAGCCATAGTCTGAAAAATATGGCTGAGGCGGCTGTGGCATCTGAGATAGTTTCAAGCCTTTTCAAAG AATCAGTTCGCACAAAGAAGAAGGTTAGAGTTGGTATCATCTCACCATACAAGGCTCAAGTTTTTGCAATTGGAGAGAAGGTGAAGAAGTACAATGCAGATTCTAATGATGACTTCTCCATTAGTGTTCGCTCTGTTGATGGGTTCCAGGGTGGTGAGGAGGATGTGATAATTATCTCTACTGTCAGATGTAATAAGAATGGAATAGTTGGTTTTCTTAAAAATCATCAAAGAACAAACGTGGCACTAACGCGTGCAAG GTATTGCCTTTGGATATTGGGAAATGAAGCAACTTTAACTAAGAAGAACACTATTTGGAAGAAATTAGTCAATGATGCCATGAAACGGAAGTGTTTCTACAATTTCAATGAAGACAAGGGTTTGGCTGATCCTGTATTGTCCCTTTCAAAACCGTTAGCTTCACTCAGTCTGAGGGATGAGTCAGAATCATCATCTACAACTAATAG AATTAATTCAAAGCACACAACTGGGAGAAGTGTTGTTACAGATAAATGGGTAAGAATTCTGCCTGATGACTAA
- the LOC115989649 gene encoding helicase sen1-like isoform X5, whose translation MEKTAVKKKEVPGRRLVDLVLSWSIEDVRNEDLYKNQVRQIPHKFSSTTEYMNSFTYPLIEETHADLLSSMSTLHLAPSCEISSFKQTKDFKPPKDFFYLVTLKSVSGLQKNGGYEPMVGDIIALTNVRPKYNDLDRPNRLFLVAFVQKVKDDNILTILASKPILAVEQEKKKRETFYAICLINMTTNIRIWRALNSQLEGKNLDIIGKVLQPNSAVAKICTSCNSENNCSTTYADVRSRICSSDLNDSQKAAVLSCLETRKCNHQNTVKLIWGPPGTGKTKTVGSLLFCLLRMKCRTLTCAPTNTAVLEVTQRLLKNVTDSPEYDTYGLGDILLFGNGERMKIGDRHDLLDVFLDNRVTILYECLLSSTGWKDTLLSMITLLNEPKQQYHFYLKNRRVEDLEENINEGKSKNKEIDRNQGKEADDQSAKDKKSKKNLKKVITQTLNENKNKKRQKQKVPSWNEKGLEHEEKQREDSSSQEKKNEGQVANECDNPLTFVEFVQKRFKCISKRLTFFMENLYTHLPTSFISLEMVKKMIKALDLLKSLETLLGAVSVTDKGLLERVFRKNVGSGLGHLRELSIVKNECLLILRSLPQKFHVPNFESEYAIKKFCLQNSCLIFCTVSSSAKVHEVKTDLELLVIDEAAQLKECESTIPLQLPGLRHAILIGDERQLPAMVQSKISEEAEIGRSLFQRLVLIGHKKDLLNVQHRMHPSISLFPNRMFYENHILDGHNVKRRSYERHFLQGKMYGSYSFINVAHGKEEFDNSHSLKNMAEAAVASEIVSSLFKESVRTKKKVRVGIISPYKAQVFAIGEKVKKYNADSNDDFSISVRSVDGFQGGEEDVIIISTVRCNKNGIVGFLKNHQRTNVALTRARYCLWILGNEATLTKKNTIWKKLVNDAMKRKCFYNFNEDKGLADPVLSLSKPLASLSLRDESESSSTTNR comes from the exons ATGGAGAAGACTGcggtgaagaagaaagaagttcCAGGTCGACGCTTAGTAGATTTGGTACTCTCTTGGTCTATCGAAGATGTTCGCAATGAAGATCTTTACAAAAACCAG GTGAGACAGATCCCACATAAATTTTCCTCAACAACAGAATACATGAATTCATTCACTTATCCACTTATTGAGGAAACACATGCTGACTTGTTATCAAGCATGTCAACACTGCATCTAGCGCCTAGTTGTGAAATATCGTCATTCAAACAAACCAAGGATTTTAAACCACCCAAAGACTTTTTTTACCTTGTTACACTTAAAAGTGTGAGTGGATTACAGAAGAATGGAGGATATGAACCTATGGTTGGAGACATCATTGCCTTGACAAATGTAAGACCAAAATACAATGATTTAGACAGACCCAACAGACTCTTTCTTGTTGCTTTTGTTCAAAAGGTGAAAGACGACAATATTCTTACAATATTAGCCTCAAAGCCCATCTTGGCTGTAGaacaagagaagaagaagagggaaacTTTTTATGCTATTTGCCTGATAAACATGACCACAAATATCCGTATATGGAGAGCATTGAACTCTCAGCTGGAAGGAAAAAACTTAGATATCATTGGAAAAGTGCTGCAACCAAACTCTGCA GTAGCAAAAATTTGTACTTCGTGCAATTCTGAAAACAATTGCAGTACTACCTATGCAGATGTGAGGTCCAGAATCTGCTCCTCTGATTTAAATGACTCCCAGAAAGCTGCAGTTCTTAGCTGTTTGGAAACTAGGAAATGCAATCATCAGAATACTGTCAAACTAATATGGGGTCCTCCAGGAACTGGGAAAACCAAGACAGTTGGATCGTTACTGTTCTGTCTACTTAGAATGAAATGCAGAACTCTTACTTGTGCCCCGACGAATACTGCAGTTTTGGAAGTGACCCAGCGGCTTCTAAAGAATGTGACAGACTCACCTGAATATGATACTTATGGGCTTGGAGATATACTTTTATTTGGAAATGGGGAGCGGATGAAGATTGGTGATCGTCATGACCTTCTTGATGTATTCCTTGATAACCGAGTTACTATACTATATGAATGCCTTCTTTCATCAACAGGCTGGAAAGATACTTTACTATCAATGATTACTTTGCTCAACGAACCTAAACAACAATATCATTTTTACCTGAAAAATAGAAGAGTGGAAGACCTTGAGGAGAATATAAATGAaggaaaatctaaaaataaagaaatagataGGAATCAAGGGAAGGAGGCTGATGATCAATCCGCCAAAGACAAGAAGAGCAAGAAAAATCTGAAGAAAGTTATCACTCAAACcttaaatgaaaacaaaaacaagaaaagacaGAAACAGAAGGTGCCTTCATGGAATGAAAAGGGCTTAGAGCATGAGGAAAAACAAAGGGAGGATAGTTCTtcccaagaaaagaaaaatgaaggacAGGTAGCCAATGAATGTGATAACCCTTTGACATTTGTGGAGTTCGTACAGAAGAGATTCAAATGCATTTCAAAACGTCTgacattttttatggaaaatttatATACACACTTACCtacttcttttatttctttagaAATGGTAAAGAAGATGATCAAAGCTCTTGATCTTCTCAAATCTCTTGAAACTTTGTTGGGTGCTGTTAGTGTTACTGATAAAGGGTTATTAGAGAGAGTCTTCAGAAAAAATGTAGGAAGCGGACTTGGTCACTTAAGGGAGTtgagtattgtgaaaaatgagTGCCTTCTTATCCTCAGATCACTTCCTCAAAAATTCCATGTTCCAAATTTTGAAAGCGAGTATGCTATAAAAAAATTCTGCCTGCAAAATTCTTGTCTGATTTTCTGCACTGTATCAAGCTCTGCTAAAGTGCATGAAGTAAAGACTGATCTGGAACTACTGGTTATAGATGAAGCTGCTCAGCTTAAGGAATGTGAATCAACCATTCCTTTACAACTTCCTGGCCTCCGCCATGCTATTCTCATTGGGGATGAACGTCAACTGCCTGCGATGGTTCAAAGCAAG aTTTCTGAGGAAGCTGAAATTGGAAGAAGTTTGTTCCAGAGGCTGGTATTGATAGGACACAAGAAAGATCTTCTTAATGTCCAGCATAGGATGCATCCATCCATAAGCTTATTCCCAAATAGGATGTTCTATGAAAATCATATTTTGGATGGCCACAATGTCAAAAGAAGAAGCTACGAGAGGCATTTCCTTCAGGGGAAGATGTATGGCTCCTACTCTTTTATAAATGTAGCACATGGAAAAGAGGAATTCGATAACAGCCATAGTCTGAAAAATATGGCTGAGGCGGCTGTGGCATCTGAGATAGTTTCAAGCCTTTTCAAAG AATCAGTTCGCACAAAGAAGAAGGTTAGAGTTGGTATCATCTCACCATACAAGGCTCAAGTTTTTGCAATTGGAGAGAAGGTGAAGAAGTACAATGCAGATTCTAATGATGACTTCTCCATTAGTGTTCGCTCTGTTGATGGGTTCCAGGGTGGTGAGGAGGATGTGATAATTATCTCTACTGTCAGATGTAATAAGAATGGAATAGTTGGTTTTCTTAAAAATCATCAAAGAACAAACGTGGCACTAACGCGTGCAAG GTATTGCCTTTGGATATTGGGAAATGAAGCAACTTTAACTAAGAAGAACACTATTTGGAAGAAATTAGTCAATGATGCCATGAAACGGAAGTGTTTCTACAATTTCAATGAAGACAAGGGTTTGGCTGATCCTGTATTGTCCCTTTCAAAACCGTTAGCTTCACTCAGTCTGAGGGATGAGTCAGAATCATCATCTACAACTAATAG ATAG